GAGACCTTCATGTGGCGCACTCCTGAGCAAATACGGGGCAGCAAAAAGGGGTTCAGGACGTGGTCCTGAACCCCTTCGCTGTACGGCTTAGTGTGCTGCCAGAGCCTGAGATTCCTCTGTATCAAGAACTTTACCTTCCGCTACGCGGGCTTTACGTACACCTTCAGAAAGCTGTGAACACAAGCCGAGTACACCGCTGACTGCTTGCTCAGCCGAAGTCGCGCTGGCGATCTGGTCAATCAATGCCGAGCCGACAACCACGCCGTCAGCAACACGCGCAATGGCGGCGGCTTGCTCAGCCGTGCGAATCCCGAAGCCGACGCTGATCGGCAGATCGGTATGGCGGCGCAGGCGTTGCACGGCGTCTTTAACGTGATCAATCGTCGCCGAACCCGCGCCCGTGACACCTGCTACCGACACGTAGTAAACGAAGCCGGAGCTGCCGTTGAGCACGGTCGGCAAACGAACGTCGTCGGTGGTCGGCGTGGTCAGGCGGATGAAGTCCAGCCCGGCACTTTGTGCAGGGTCGCACAGCTCTGCGTTGTGCTCCGGTGGCAAGTCCACCACGATCAGGCCATCGACCCCGCAGGCGTGCGCTTGCGAGATGAAGCGCTCAATCCCGTAATTGTGAATCGGGTTGTAGTAACCCATCAGCACCAGAGGCGTTGCGCTGTCTTCCTCACGAAACTCACGAACCATCTGCAGCGTTTTCGCCAGGTTCTGTTTGGCGTTCAGCGCGCGAATGTTGGCCAGCTGGATGGCCGGGCCGTCCGCCATGGGATCAGTGAACGGCATGCCCAGCTCGATGACATCAGCACCGGCTTTAGGGAGGCCCTTGAGAATGGCCAGCGAGGTGTCATAGCCCGGGTCGCCCGCAGTGATGAAGGTCACCAACGCTGCGCGGTTTTGTTCTTTCAGCTCGGCAAAACGCGTTTGCAGACGGCTCATCAATGTTTCTCCTGCTGGGACAGATCCAGATGGTGCATCACGGTTTGCATGTCTTTGTCGCCACGACCGGACAGGTTGACCACCATCAGGTGATCCTTGGGCAGCGAGGGCGCGCGTTTGAAGACCTCGGCCAACGCGTGGGCAGTTTCCAGCGCCGGGATGATGCCTTCCAGACGGCAGCATTTATGGAAAGCCGCCAGTGCTTCATCGTCCGTCACCGAGGTGTATTCGACGCGGCCGATGTCATGCAACCAGGCGTGCTCCGGGCCGATGCCTGGATAGTCGAGGCCAGCGGAAATCGAATGGGCGTCGATGATCTGACCGTCGTCGTCCTGCAGCAGGAAGGTCCGGTTGCCGTGCAGGACACCGGGTACGCCGCCGTTCAGGCTGGCAGCGTGCTTGCCGGTTTCGATGCCGTGGCCGGCCGCTTCCACGCCAATGATGCGCACCGAAGTGTCGTCCAGGAACGGATGGAACAAGCCCATCGCGTTGGAGCCACCACCGATGCATGCCACCAGGCTGTCCGGCAGGCGACCTTCCTGCTCCTGCATCTGCACGCGGGTCTCCTTGCCGATGACCGATTGAAAATCGCGGACCATCGCTGGATATGGGTGCGGGCCTGCGACGGTGCCGATCAGGTAAAAGGTGCTGTCGACATTCGTCACCCAGTCACGCAGCGCCTCGTTCATCGCGTCTTTCAGCGTACCTGTGCCTGCGACCACTGGAATGATCGTCGCGCCCAGTAGCTTCATGCGGAACACGTTCGCCTGCTGACGTTCGATGTCAGTAGTGCCCATGTAAATCACGCACTCCAGACCGAAACGCGCTGCAACGGTTGCCGTTGCAACACCGTGCATACCGGCGCCGGTCTCGGCGATGATGCGTTTTTTGCCCATGCGTCGCGCCAGCAGGATCTGGCCGATGCAGTTGTTGATCTTGTGCGCGCCGGTGTGATTGAGCTCTTCGCGCTTCAGGTAAATCTTCGCCCCGCCGCAGTACTCGGTCAGGCGCTCGGCAAAATAGAGCGGGTTGGGACGGCCGACGTAATCGCGCTGAAAATAAGCCAGATCCTTCAAGAACGAAGGATCGTTCTTGGCGATTTCGTACTCGCGGTTCAGGTCGAGAATGAGCGGCATCAGGGTTTCGGCAACGTAGCGGCCGCCAAAGGCGCCGAACATGCCCCGGTCATCCGGGCCTTCGCGGTATGCAGTTTGAGTCTGGGTCATGGGGACCTCCGGGATGCGAATTAGGTTAGCCGTCAGGCAGTGATCACACTTTAACCAGCGCCAAGCAAGATTAAAACCGATAAGATCGCTGCAACCTGTCAGGAAAACTCACACATATCATGAGCCGCGATCTGCCTCCG
The nucleotide sequence above comes from Pseudomonas lutea. Encoded proteins:
- the trpA gene encoding tryptophan synthase subunit alpha; the encoded protein is MSRLQTRFAELKEQNRAALVTFITAGDPGYDTSLAILKGLPKAGADVIELGMPFTDPMADGPAIQLANIRALNAKQNLAKTLQMVREFREEDSATPLVLMGYYNPIHNYGIERFISQAHACGVDGLIVVDLPPEHNAELCDPAQSAGLDFIRLTTPTTDDVRLPTVLNGSSGFVYYVSVAGVTGAGSATIDHVKDAVQRLRRHTDLPISVGFGIRTAEQAAAIARVADGVVVGSALIDQIASATSAEQAVSGVLGLCSQLSEGVRKARVAEGKVLDTEESQALAAH
- the trpB gene encoding tryptophan synthase subunit beta; protein product: MTQTQTAYREGPDDRGMFGAFGGRYVAETLMPLILDLNREYEIAKNDPSFLKDLAYFQRDYVGRPNPLYFAERLTEYCGGAKIYLKREELNHTGAHKINNCIGQILLARRMGKKRIIAETGAGMHGVATATVAARFGLECVIYMGTTDIERQQANVFRMKLLGATIIPVVAGTGTLKDAMNEALRDWVTNVDSTFYLIGTVAGPHPYPAMVRDFQSVIGKETRVQMQEQEGRLPDSLVACIGGGSNAMGLFHPFLDDTSVRIIGVEAAGHGIETGKHAASLNGGVPGVLHGNRTFLLQDDDGQIIDAHSISAGLDYPGIGPEHAWLHDIGRVEYTSVTDDEALAAFHKCCRLEGIIPALETAHALAEVFKRAPSLPKDHLMVVNLSGRGDKDMQTVMHHLDLSQQEKH